The genomic window AACGCTGCTGCTGGGGGCTGCAACAATGCGGCCGATCATCGAGCGATTGTTGCCGGGGGCAAACATCGTTACCCGGCCGCGCTTGTCACAACTTGAATTCGCTGGGGACCGCAAAATCACGCGCCAGCCGCGCCGCACCGCCATTGTCGCGTTCTCCGCCGATGAAGTCTATGCGATCGCCGAACTGATCCGGCGACAGCACGGCGGAGCTGCCGTGGTGCTTGGTTCACTGTCGCCCCGAACGCGAAACGCCCAGGTTGAGATGTTTCAATCCGGCGATGTCGATTACCTTGTTGCCACCGATGCTGTGGGCATGGGGCTCAATCTCGATGTCGACCATGTCGCCTTCGCATCCGACCGGAAATACGACGGCTATCAGTTTCGGCGCTTGAATCCCGCGGAATTTGCCCAAATTGCAGGCCGCGCCGGGCGTGCGACGCGTAATGGCACCTTCGGCACAACGGGACGGTGTGCGCCGTTTGAGCCCGAACTGATCAATGCGCTGCAGAACCACACGTTTGATAACGTGAAGATGCTCCAGTGGCGAAATTCGAAGCTCGATTTCTCGTCGCTCGGAGCATTGCAGGTGTCGTTGTCGCTGGCGCCTGGCCACGAAGCGCTGACCCGTGCGCCGATCGCGGAAGACATCCGCGTGCTCGACCACGCCGCCCGTGATGAGGAGGTGCGCGATATGGCGCGCACTCCTGCGGCGGTGGAGCGCCTTTGGGATGCCTGCCTCGTTCCAGATTATAGAAAGCTGTCACCTGCAGCTCACGCAGAACTGGTAACGACCTTGTTCGGCTTTTTGATGCGGAAGGGGAAAATCCCGGATGACTGGTTTGCCGCCCAGATCGCGCAAACCGACCGGACTGACGGTGATATCGACACATTATCGGCCCGGATTGCCCAGATACGGACCTGGACATTCGCGGCAAATCGCCCAGATTGGCTGGCCGATCCTGAATACTGGCAGGGAATTTCACGCGGCGTCGAGGATAAATTGTCGGATGCGCTGCATGAAAAGCTAACTGAGCGTTTCGTTGACCGCCGGACCAGTGTATTGATGCGCCGCTTGCGGGAAAACACGATGCTAAACACAGAGATTGGTAAGACAGGCGAAGTGATTGTAGAGGGCCATGTGATCGGCCGTCTCGACGGGTTCATGTTTGCGCCTGAGTCTGCCGAAGCCGGATCCGACGCAAAGGCCTTGCAGGCGACAGCGCTCAAGGCGCTGGCCGGCGAGATCGATGCACGCGCCGAGAAATTGTCCAACGCGCCGGACGAACAATTCGTTTTGGCTTCCGATGGAACACTGCGTTGGACCGGCGATGCCGTCGCCAAGCTTGTTGCCGCCGACAACACGCTACATCCGCGCATCCGCATTATCGCGGATGAGCGGTTGACCGGAGCGGCTCGTGACGGCGTACAGAACCGGCTCGACCTCTGGCTCAAGACCCACATCGAAAAAGTCTTGGGACCGTTGTTTGAGTTGTCGAAGGCGGAAGACATCACCGGCATCGCACGCGGTATTGCATTCCAGCTCGTCGAAGCTCTCGGTGTTTTGGAGCGTCCCAAGATTGCCGCCGAGATGAAAGATCTCGACCAGCCGTCTCGCGCCTCGTTGCGCAAGTACGGCGTGCGTTTCGGCGCGTATCACATCTTTCTGCCGAATTTGCTGAAGCCTGCTGCGCGTGGTCTGGCTTCATTGCTGTGGGCTTTGAAGCACGACAATACCGATTGGTCGGCGTTGACCGGCGCGCAGCATCTCGCGTCGAGCGGGCGTACGTCGTTTCCTGCCGACAAGGCGCTCAATCAGGAAGCCTATCGGACGCTTGGCTATAAGCTCTGTGGTGATCGCGCCGTTCGTGTGGATATTCTTGAACGGCTTGCTGATCTGATCCGGCCTGCGCTGTCGTGGCGTCCTGGCTCGTCGGGCGAAAAGCCTGCTGGCGCCT from Nitrobacteraceae bacterium AZCC 1564 includes these protein-coding regions:
- a CDS encoding ATP-dependent RNA helicase SUPV3L1/SUV3 (product_source=KO:K17675; cath_funfam=3.40.50.300; cog=COG0513; ko=KO:K17675; pfam=PF00271; smart=SM00382,SM00490; superfamily=52540), whose protein sequence is MSLSSSVPLFANDWAPGAGVTAVLGPTNTGKTHLAIERMLAHSSGIIGLPLRLLAREVYNKLVARAGADAVALITGEEKIKPPKPRFWVSTVEAMPRDIDVSFLAVDEIQIAADLERGHVFTDRILNRRGRDETLLLGAATMRPIIERLLPGANIVTRPRLSQLEFAGDRKITRQPRRTAIVAFSADEVYAIAELIRRQHGGAAVVLGSLSPRTRNAQVEMFQSGDVDYLVATDAVGMGLNLDVDHVAFASDRKYDGYQFRRLNPAEFAQIAGRAGRATRNGTFGTTGRCAPFEPELINALQNHTFDNVKMLQWRNSKLDFSSLGALQVSLSLAPGHEALTRAPIAEDIRVLDHAARDEEVRDMARTPAAVERLWDACLVPDYRKLSPAAHAELVTTLFGFLMRKGKIPDDWFAAQIAQTDRTDGDIDTLSARIAQIRTWTFAANRPDWLADPEYWQGISRGVEDKLSDALHEKLTERFVDRRTSVLMRRLRENTMLNTEIGKTGEVIVEGHVIGRLDGFMFAPESAEAGSDAKALQATALKALAGEIDARAEKLSNAPDEQFVLASDGTLRWTGDAVAKLVAADNTLHPRIRIIADERLTGAARDGVQNRLDLWLKTHIEKVLGPLFELSKAEDITGIARGIAFQLVEALGVLERPKIAAEMKDLDQPSRASLRKYGVRFGAYHIFLPNLLKPAARGLASLLWALKHDNTDWSALTGAQHLASSGRTSFPADKALNQEAYRTLGYKLCGDRAVRVDILERLADLIRPALSWRPGSSGEKPAGAFDGRSFTATQAMTSLTGSAGEDFASILRALGYRMEKRPPLPVVAPPAEVAATEATTAEASNEPAVASDAVTASEAGAVAPDETPAVSNEAGASVEAPVEPTASRLPGVDFAPAPEPAAEAPATEPAAEDAPAAPATATEASASEQAAEAAAPVTEPVSDEAAEASAAAEPELVEVWRPGGRSDERRPRHDRSRYKGPDKSGAAPAAGEAAGGADDKRERHGRHRRRDRLNDNYRPRSDAPAASSGNNEGAQARPPRDDKGGRPPREHFKDRGKGKFDKGGRDGRKDDRGASHRTYATSAPPRDRERPADPNSPFAKLAALKEQLASNRKE